A portion of the Anas platyrhynchos isolate ZD024472 breed Pekin duck chromosome 26, IASCAAS_PekinDuck_T2T, whole genome shotgun sequence genome contains these proteins:
- the MRPS21 gene encoding small ribosomal subunit protein bS21m, whose product MANHLRFVGRTVMVRNGNVDAAYGALSRILAHDGVLETVKQRRYYEKPCRKRQRLAYEACRRVYNAEMARKIAFVSRKNRPDPWQGC is encoded by the exons ATGGCGAACCACCTGCGCTTCGTGGGCCGCACCGTCATGGTGCGCAACGGCAACGTGGACGCGGCCTACGGGGCCCTGAGCAG GATCCTGGCTCACGACGGTGTCCTGGAGACGGTGAAGCAGCGGCGCTACTACGAGAAGCCGTGCCGCAAGAGGCAGCGGTTGGCCTACGAGGCGTGCCGGCGCGTCTACAACGCCGAGATGGCCCGCAAGATCGCCTTCGTCTCCCGCAAGAACCGGCCGGACCCCTGGCAGGGCTGCTAG